From Danio rerio strain Tuebingen ecotype United States chromosome 7, GRCz12tu, whole genome shotgun sequence, the proteins below share one genomic window:
- the nitr1h gene encoding uncharacterized protein nitr1h, which yields MDISLRPTAMKYFLICFFCSTIVCSFGVEVVQENNVKIAAAGEDVNLPCTFSRLLQVTKVWFKQTADGKSLQIVSLYLDQVPNWSNNSENRFNIMKEDGYFNLTILKTKPSDSATYYCVIATSYNIGMGSGTRLLVRDTGADRNTTLHQSLIDTVDPGDSVNLQCSIFTESCAGDHSVYWFKQSSGDSEGVLYTKGERNGRCNKSTKSQTQSCVYSLHKNNISRSDTGIYYCSVAACGEILFGRGTQLNIRESNAVNHTLIALGILNVLFLAYAVFVTVKQCKKGKIFIGTLTANMYL from the exons TTTGCTCCTTTGGTGTGGAAGTTGTTCAGGAGAATAATGTCAAAATAGCTGCAGCGGGAGAGGATGTGAACCTTCCTTGCACATTTTCAAGGCTTCTGCAGGTGACAAAAGTATGGTTTAAACAAACAGCTGATGGAAAATCCCTACAAATTGTGTCTTTATATCTAGATCAAGTACCCAATTGGAGTAACAACTCTGAGAATCGTTTTAATATTATGAAAGAAGACGGTTATTTTAATCtgaccattttaaagacaaagccGTCAGACTCTGCAACATATTACTGTGTAATCGCAACATCTTACAACATTGGAATGGGTTCAGGAACTCGATTACTTGTCAGAG ACACAGGCGCAGACAGAAACACAACTCTTCATCAGTCATTGATAGACACTGTTGATCCAGGAGATTCAGTGAATTTGCAATGCAGCATCTTCACTGAGAGCTGTGCAGGAGATCACAGCGTCTACTGGTTCAAACAAAGCTCAGGAGACTCTGAAGGAGTGCTTTACACCAAAGGGGAGAGAAATGGCCGCTGTAATAAAAGCACCAAGTCTCAAACACAGAGCTGTGTCTACAGTCTCCACAAGAACAACATCAGTCGCTCTGATACTGGCATTTACTACTGTTCTGTGGCCGCATGTGGAGAAATACTGTTTGGACGAGGAACTCAACTGAATATTAGAG AAAGTAATGCTGTAAATCATACTCTGATTGCTCTTGGGATTTTAAACGTCTTATTTTTGGCGTACGCTGTTTTTGTAACCGTAAAACAATGTAAGAAAGGTAAGATATTTATTGGGACACTTACTGCTAACATGTATTTGTAA
- the LOC137487204 gene encoding uncharacterized protein isoform X1, translated as MGNSEHKDHFSGRLIMRNYFIVLLSSTIFCSSGFDVVQEDNVKIVEAGEDVNFTCKFPELVQSINAWFKQTTDGKSLQIVSSYLNQQPSWNHNFEKTNRFNVANENGYFNLTILKTKSSDSATYYCVISAYQTIGMGSGTRLLVGDSTADRNTTLHQSLIDAVDPGDSVNLQCSIFTESCAGDHSVYWFKQSSGHPEGVLYTKGERNGRCKNSTESQTQSCVYSLHKNNISRSDSGIYYCAVAACGQILLGRGTQLNIRESCDFNPALLVSGILNIIFLALVVFLGIKLCRSQIKTSAAQTIQNEDSLNYASINFRQKPLNTRKARANVTQDQSLYAQVRSHQ; from the exons ATG GGGAATTCAGAGCACAAGGATCATTTTAGTGGACGACTGATAATGAGAAATTACTTCATTGTGTTGCTTTCCTCAACTATAT TCTGCTCCTCTGGTTTTGATGTTGTTCAGGAAGATAATGTAAAAATAGTTGAAGCTGGCGAGGATGTGAACTTTACCTGCAAATTTCCAGAGCTGGTACAGTCGATAAACGCATGGTTTAAACAGACAACTGATGGCAAATCCCTACAAATAGTTTCTTCATATTTAAATCAACAGCCTAGCTGGAATCACAACTTTGAGAAAACAAATCGTTTTAATGTTGCCAATGAAAATGGTTATTTTAATCTGACCATATTAAAGACAAAGTCTTCAGACTCTGCAACATATTACTGCGTAATCTCAGCATATCAAACAATTGGAATGGGCTCCGGAACTCGATTACTTGTTGGAG ACTCAACCGCAGACAGAAACACAACTCTTCATCAGTCTTTGATAGACGCTGTTGATCCAGGAGATTCAGTGAATTTGCAGTGCAGCATCTTCACTGAGAGCTGTGCAGGAGATCACAGCGTCTACTGGTTCAAGCAAAGCTCAGGACACCCTGAAGGAGTGCTGTACACCAAAGGAGAGAGAAATGGCCGCTGTAAGAACAGCACTGAGTCTCAAACACAGAGCTGTGTCTACAGTCTCCACAAGAACAACATCAGTCGCTCTGATTCTGGCATTTACTACTGTGCTGTGGCCGCATGTGGACAAATACTGCTTGGAAGAGGAACTCAGCTGAATATTAGAG AAAGTTGTGATTTTAATCCTGCTCTTCTGGTTTCTGGAATTTTAAATATCATATTTTTGGCCCTTGTTGTTTTTCTGGGAATCAAACTTTGTAGAAGTCAGATTAAAA CGTCCGCTGCTCAAACAATTCAA AATGAAGACAGTCTGAATTACGCATCCATTAATTTTAGGCAGAAACCTCTGAACACTAGAAAAGCCAGAGCAAACGTCACTCAAGATCAGTCTCTGTACGCACAGGTCAGATCACACCAGTGA
- the LOC137487204 gene encoding uncharacterized protein isoform X2, with the protein MGNSEHKDHFSGRLIMRNYFIVLLSSTIFCSSGFDVVQEDNVKIVEAGEDVNFTCKFPELVQSINAWFKQTTDGKSLQIVSSYLNQQPSWNHNFEKTNRFNVANENGYFNLTILKTKSSDSATYYCVISAYQTIGMGSGTRLLVGDSTADRNTTLHQSLIDAVDPGDSVNLQCSIFTESCAGDHSVYWFKQSSGHPEGVLYTKGERNGRCKNSTESQTQSCVYSLHKNNISRSDSGIYYCAVAACGQILLGRGTQLNIRGKMKAKHKMKTV; encoded by the exons ATG GGGAATTCAGAGCACAAGGATCATTTTAGTGGACGACTGATAATGAGAAATTACTTCATTGTGTTGCTTTCCTCAACTATAT TCTGCTCCTCTGGTTTTGATGTTGTTCAGGAAGATAATGTAAAAATAGTTGAAGCTGGCGAGGATGTGAACTTTACCTGCAAATTTCCAGAGCTGGTACAGTCGATAAACGCATGGTTTAAACAGACAACTGATGGCAAATCCCTACAAATAGTTTCTTCATATTTAAATCAACAGCCTAGCTGGAATCACAACTTTGAGAAAACAAATCGTTTTAATGTTGCCAATGAAAATGGTTATTTTAATCTGACCATATTAAAGACAAAGTCTTCAGACTCTGCAACATATTACTGCGTAATCTCAGCATATCAAACAATTGGAATGGGCTCCGGAACTCGATTACTTGTTGGAG ACTCAACCGCAGACAGAAACACAACTCTTCATCAGTCTTTGATAGACGCTGTTGATCCAGGAGATTCAGTGAATTTGCAGTGCAGCATCTTCACTGAGAGCTGTGCAGGAGATCACAGCGTCTACTGGTTCAAGCAAAGCTCAGGACACCCTGAAGGAGTGCTGTACACCAAAGGAGAGAGAAATGGCCGCTGTAAGAACAGCACTGAGTCTCAAACACAGAGCTGTGTCTACAGTCTCCACAAGAACAACATCAGTCGCTCTGATTCTGGCATTTACTACTGTGCTGTGGCCGCATGTGGACAAATACTGCTTGGAAGAGGAACTCAGCTGAATATTAGAGGTAAGATGAAGGCAAAACACAA AATGAAGACAGTCTGA
- the nitr1l gene encoding novel immune-type receptor 1l isoform X1 translates to MRYYLIILLSSTIFRSSGLEVVQENNVKIAAAGEEVNLTCTFIRLVQATKAWFKQTADGKFLQIVSLYSNGKPIWSNISENHFNLMKGDGYFNLTILKSKTSDSATYYCVISTFYTFGMGSGTRLLVRAADRNTTLHQSLIDTVDPGDSVNLQCSIFTESCAGDHSVYWFKQSSGDSEGVLYTKGERNGRCKNSTESQTQSCVYSLHKNNISGSDSGIYYCAVAACGQILLGRGTQLNIRENDFNPALLASGITNVIFLALVVFLGIKLCRSQIKPSAAQATEDEDGLNYASITFRRARAKVTQEQSLYAQVRSQK, encoded by the exons ATGAGATATTACCTAATTATCTTGCTGTCCTCAACAATAT TTCGCTCTTCTGGTTTGGAAGTTGTTCAGGAGAATAATGTAAAAATAGCTGCAGCGGGCGAGGAGGTGAACCTTACATGCACATTTATAAGGCTTGTGCAGGCGACAAAAGCATGGTTTAAACAAACGGCTGATGGAAAATTCCTACAAATTGTGTCTTTATATTCAAATGGCAAGCCCATTTGGAGTAACATCTCTGAGAATCACTTTAATCTTATGAAAGGAGACGGTTATTTTAATCTGACCATTTTAAAGTCGAAGACGTCAGACTCTGCAACATATTACTGTGTAATCTCAACATTTTACACCTTTGGAATGGGTTCAGGAACTCGTTTACTTGTCAGGG CCGCAGACAGAAACACAACTCTTCATCAGTCTTTGATAGACACTGTTGATCCAGGAGATTCAGTGAATTTGCAGTGCAGCATCTTCACTGAGAGCTGTGCAGGAGATCACAGCGTCTACTGGTTCAAGCAAAGCTCAGGAGACTCTGAAGGAGTGCTTTACACCAAAGGAGAGAGAAATGGCCGCTGTAAGAACAGCACTGAATCTCAAACACAAAGCTGTGTCTACAGTCTCCACAAAAACAACATCAGTGGCTCTGATTCTGGCATTTACTACTGTGCTGTGGCCGCATGTGGACAAATACTGCTTGGACGAGGAACTCAGCTGAATATTAGAG AAAATGATTTTAATCCTGCTCTTCTTGCTTCTGGAATTACAAATGTCATATTTTTGGCCCTAGTTGTTTTTCTGGGAATCAAACTCTGTAGAAGTCAGATTAAAC catctGCTGCTCAAGCAACTGAA GATGAAGATGGCCTGAATTACGCATCCATTACTTTTAGAAGAGCAAGAGCTAAAGTCACACAAGAACAGTCTCTGTACGCACAGGTCAGATCACAGAAGTAA
- the nitr1l gene encoding novel immune-type receptor 1l precursor (The RefSeq protein has 14 substitutions compared to this genomic sequence), with translation MRYYLIILLSSTIFCSSGLEVVQENNVKIAAAGEEVNLTCTFIRLVQATKAWFKQTADGKSLQIVSLYSNGKPVWSNISENHFNVMKGDGYFNLTILKTKPSDSATYYCVISTFYTFGMGSGTRLLVRAADRNTTLHQSLIDTVDPGDSVNLQCSIFTESCEGDHSIYWFKQSSGDSEGVLYTKGERNGRCKDSTESQTQSCVYSLHKNNISRSDSGIYYCAVATCGQILIGRGTQLNIRESDFNPALLASGITNVIFLALVVFLGIKLCRSQIKPSAAQATEDEDGLNYASITFRRARAKVTQEQSLYAQVRSHK, from the exons ATGAGATATTACCTAATTATCTTGCTGTCCTCAACAATAT TTCGCTCTTCTGGTTTGGAAGTTGTTCAGGAGAATAATGTAAAAATAGCTGCAGCGGGCGAGGAGGTGAACCTTACATGCACATTTATAAGGCTTGTGCAGGCGACAAAAGCATGGTTTAAACAAACGGCTGATGGAAAATTCCTACAAATTGTGTCTTTATATTCAAATGGCAAGCCCATTTGGAGTAACATCTCTGAGAATCACTTTAATCTTATGAAAGGAGACGGTTATTTTAATCTGACCATTTTAAAGTCGAAGACGTCAGACTCTGCAACATATTACTGTGTAATCTCAACATTTTACACCTTTGGAATGGGTTCAGGAACTCGTTTACTTGTCAGGG CCGCAGACAGAAACACAACTCTTCATCAGTCTTTGATAGACACTGTTGATCCAGGAGATTCAGTGAATTTGCAGTGCAGCATCTTCACTGAGAGCTGTGCAGGAGATCACAGCGTCTACTGGTTCAAGCAAAGCTCAGGAGACTCTGAAGGAGTGCTTTACACCAAAGGAGAGAGAAATGGCCGCTGTAAGAACAGCACTGAATCTCAAACACAAAGCTGTGTCTACAGTCTCCACAAAAACAACATCAGTGGCTCTGATTCTGGCATTTACTACTGTGCTGTGGCCGCATGTGGACAAATACTGCTTGGACGAGGAACTCAGCTGAATATTAGAG AAAATGATTTTAATCCTGCTCTTCTTGCTTCTGGAATTACAAATGTCATATTTTTGGCCCTAGTTGTTTTTCTGGGAATCAAACTCTGTAGAAGTCAGATTAAAC catctGCTGCTCAAGCAACTGAA GATGAAGATGGCCTGAATTACGCATCCATTACTTTTAGAAGAGCAAGAGCTAAAGTCACACAAGAACAGTCTCTGTACGCACAGGTCAGATCACAGAAGTAA
- the nitr1m gene encoding novel immune-type receptor 1m precursor (The RefSeq protein has 13 substitutions compared to this genomic sequence), translating to MRYYFILLSSTIFCSFGVEVVQENNVKIAAAGEDVNLPCTFSRLLQATKAWFKQTADGKSLQIVSLYLDQIPNWNNNSENGFNIMKEDGYFNLTILKTKPSDSATYYCVISTAYNIGMGSGTRLFVRDSAKDRNTTLHQSLIDTVDPGDSVNLQCSIFTESCAGDHSVYWFKQSSGDSEGVLYTKGERNGRCKDSTESQTQSCVYSLHKNNISRSDSGIYYCAVASCGEILLGRGTQLNIRESGHLYPGLLALFGVLNIIFLALAVFLGFKLFRGQRKTQESLNQDSLNYAAITFRQKPLNTKRARAQITQEQSLYAQVRSLQ from the exons ATGAGATATTACTTCATTTTGCTGTCCTCAACAATAT TTTGCTCCTTTGGTGTGGACGTTGTTCAGGAGAATAATGTAAAAATAGCTGCAGTGGGAGAGGATGTGAACCTTCCTTGTACATTTTCAAGGCTACTGCAGGTGACAAAAGCATGGTTTAAACAAACAGCTGATGGAAAATCCCTACAAATTGTGTCTTTATATCTAGATAAAGTACCCAATTGGAGTAACAACTCTGAGAATCGTTTTAATATTATGAAAGAAGACGGTTATTTTAATCtgaccattttaaagacaaagccGTCAGACTCTGCAACATATTACTGTGTAATCTCAACTTCTTACAACATTGGAATGGGTTCAGGAACTCGTTTACTTGTCAGag ACTCAGCCAAGGACAGAAACACAACTCTTCATCAGTCTTTGATAGACGCTGTTGATCCAGGAGATTCAGTGAATTTGCAGTGCAGCATCTTTACTGAGAGCTGTGCAGGAGATCACAGCGTCTACTGGTTCAAGCAAAGCTCAGGAGACTCTGAAGGAGTGCTTTACACCAAAGGAGAGAGAAATGGCCGCTGTAAGAACAGCACAGAGTCTCAAACGCAGAGCTGTGTCTACAGTTTCCACAAGAACAACATCAGTCGCTCTGATTCTGGCATTTACTACTGTGCTGTGGCCTCATGTGGAGAAATACTACTTGGAAGAGGAACTCAGCTGAATATTAGAG AAAGTGGTCATTTATATCCTGGTCTTCTTGCACTTTTTGGAGTTTTAAGTATTATATTTTTGGCCCTTGCTGTTTTTCTGGGATTCAAACTCTTCAGGGGTCAGAGAAAAA CTCAGGAAAGTTTA AACCAAGACAGCCTGAATTACGCAGCCATTACTTTTAGACAGAAACCTCTGAACACCAAAAGAGCAAGAGCACAAATTACTCAAGAGCAATCTCTGTACGCACAGGTCAGATCACTTCAGTGA
- the nitr1m gene encoding novel immune-type receptor 1m isoform X1 has translation MRYYFILLSSTIFCSFGVDVVQENNVKIAAVGEDVNLPCTFSRLLQVTKAWFKQTADGKSLQIVSLYLDKVPNWSNNSENRFNIMKEDGYFNLTILKTKPSDSATYYCVISTSYNIGMGSGTRLLVRDSAKDRNTTLHQSLIDAVDPGDSVNLQCSIFTESCAGDHSVYWFKQSSGDSEGVLYTKGERNGRCKNSTESQTQSCVYSFHKNNISRSDSGIYYCAVASCGEILLGRGTQLNIRESGHLYPGLLALFGVLSIIFLALAVFLGFKLFRGQRKSKTETKTA, from the exons ATGAGATATTACTTCATTTTGCTGTCCTCAACAATAT TTTGCTCCTTTGGTGTGGACGTTGTTCAGGAGAATAATGTAAAAATAGCTGCAGTGGGAGAGGATGTGAACCTTCCTTGTACATTTTCAAGGCTACTGCAGGTGACAAAAGCATGGTTTAAACAAACAGCTGATGGAAAATCCCTACAAATTGTGTCTTTATATCTAGATAAAGTACCCAATTGGAGTAACAACTCTGAGAATCGTTTTAATATTATGAAAGAAGACGGTTATTTTAATCtgaccattttaaagacaaagccGTCAGACTCTGCAACATATTACTGTGTAATCTCAACTTCTTACAACATTGGAATGGGTTCAGGAACTCGTTTACTTGTCAGag ACTCAGCCAAGGACAGAAACACAACTCTTCATCAGTCTTTGATAGACGCTGTTGATCCAGGAGATTCAGTGAATTTGCAGTGCAGCATCTTTACTGAGAGCTGTGCAGGAGATCACAGCGTCTACTGGTTCAAGCAAAGCTCAGGAGACTCTGAAGGAGTGCTTTACACCAAAGGAGAGAGAAATGGCCGCTGTAAGAACAGCACAGAGTCTCAAACGCAGAGCTGTGTCTACAGTTTCCACAAGAACAACATCAGTCGCTCTGATTCTGGCATTTACTACTGTGCTGTGGCCTCATGTGGAGAAATACTACTTGGAAGAGGAACTCAGCTGAATATTAGAG AAAGTGGTCATTTATATCCTGGTCTTCTTGCACTTTTTGGAGTTTTAAGTATTATATTTTTGGCCCTTGCTGTTTTTCTGGGATTCAAACTCTTCAGGGGTCAGAGAAAAAGTAAGACTGA AACCAAGACAGCCTGA
- the nitr1m gene encoding novel immune-type receptor 1m isoform X2, with protein sequence MKEDGYFNLTILKTKPSDSATYYCVISTSYNIGMGSGTRLLVRDSAKDRNTTLHQSLIDAVDPGDSVNLQCSIFTESCAGDHSVYWFKQSSGDSEGVLYTKGERNGRCKNSTESQTQSCVYSFHKNNISRSDSGIYYCAVASCGEILLGRGTQLNIRESGHLYPGLLALFGVLSIIFLALAVFLGFKLFRGQRKSKTETKTA encoded by the exons ATGAAAGAAGACGGTTATTTTAATCtgaccattttaaagacaaagccGTCAGACTCTGCAACATATTACTGTGTAATCTCAACTTCTTACAACATTGGAATGGGTTCAGGAACTCGTTTACTTGTCAGag ACTCAGCCAAGGACAGAAACACAACTCTTCATCAGTCTTTGATAGACGCTGTTGATCCAGGAGATTCAGTGAATTTGCAGTGCAGCATCTTTACTGAGAGCTGTGCAGGAGATCACAGCGTCTACTGGTTCAAGCAAAGCTCAGGAGACTCTGAAGGAGTGCTTTACACCAAAGGAGAGAGAAATGGCCGCTGTAAGAACAGCACAGAGTCTCAAACGCAGAGCTGTGTCTACAGTTTCCACAAGAACAACATCAGTCGCTCTGATTCTGGCATTTACTACTGTGCTGTGGCCTCATGTGGAGAAATACTACTTGGAAGAGGAACTCAGCTGAATATTAGAG AAAGTGGTCATTTATATCCTGGTCTTCTTGCACTTTTTGGAGTTTTAAGTATTATATTTTTGGCCCTTGCTGTTTTTCTGGGATTCAAACTCTTCAGGGGTCAGAGAAAAAGTAAGACTGA AACCAAGACAGCCTGA
- the nitr1n gene encoding novel immune-type receptor 1n isoform X1, whose translation MIMRYYFILLLSSTIFCSSDVDVVQENNVKIVQAGEDVNLTCTFSPNMQLSTAWFKHTADGKTLQIVFNLFFTKSPIWNNNSEKMNNVNVIIREGYFNLTILKTKPSDSATYYCVVSSYQAIGMGSGTRLIVRDAATDRNTTLHQSSIDSVDPGDSVNLQCSIFTESCAGDHSVYWFKQSSGDSEGVLYTKGERNGDCKNSAESYKQSCIYSLNKNNISRSDTGIYYCAVASCGEILFGRGTQLNIKESGDVYPALLALGISNVIFLALVVFLGVKLRSQCKMLAAQRTQNEDSLNYTPINFSQNSRRVAVSDSQDQYLYAMVRSQK comes from the exons ATGATCATGAGATATTACTTTATCCTTTTGCTTTCCTCAACAATAT TTTGCTCCTCTGATGTGGACGTTGTCCAGGAGAATAATGTAAAAATTGTTCAAGCTGGAGAGGATGTGAACCTCACCTGCACATTTTCACCTAATATGCAATTGTCAACAGCATGGTTTAAACACACGGCTGATGGAAAAACGTTACAGATTGTgtttaatctgttttttacaaaaagtCCCATTTGGAATAACAACTCTGAGAAAATGAACAATGTAAATGTTATCATAAGAGAAGGTTATTTTAATCTGACCATTCTAAAGACAAAGCCTTCAGACTCTGCAACATATTACTGTGTAGTTTCATCATATCAAGCCATTGGAATGGGTTCAGGAACTAGATTAATTGTCAGAG ATGCAGCCACAGACAGAAACACAACTCTTCATCAGTCTTCAATAGACTCTGTTGATCCAGGAGATTCAGTGAATTTGCAGTGCAGCATCTTTACTGAAAGCTGTGCAGGAGATCACAGCGTCTACTGGTTTAAGCAAAGCTCAGGAGACTCTGAAGGAGTGCTTTACACCAAAGGAGAGAGAAATGGCGACTGTAAGAACAGCGCTGAGTCTTACAAGCAGAGCTGCATCTACAGTCTCAACAAGAACAACATCAGTCGCTCTGATACTGGTATTTACTACTGTGCTGTGGCCTCATGTGGAGAAATACTGTTTGGAAGAGGAACTCAACTGAATATTAAAG AAAGTGGTGATGTATATCCTGCTCTTCTTGCTCTTGGAATttcaaatgttatatttttggcCCTTGTTGTTTTTCTGGGAGTAAAACTCAGGAGTCAGTGTAAAA TGCTTGCAGCTCAAAGAACTCAA AATGAAGACAGCCTAAACTACACACCCATTAATTTTAGCCAGAATTCTAGAAGAGTTGCAGTAAGTGACTCTCAAGACCAATATTTGTATGCAATGGTCAGATCACAAAAGTAA
- the nitr1n gene encoding novel immune-type receptor 1n precursor (The RefSeq protein has 10 substitutions compared to this genomic sequence): MIMRYYFILLLSSTIFCSSDVDVVQENNVKIVQAGEDVNLTCTFSPNMQLSTAWFKHTADGKTLQIVFNLFFTKSPIWNNNSEKMNNVNVIIREGYFNLTILKTKPSDSATYYCVVSSYQAIGMGSGTRLIVRDAATDRNTTLHQSSIDSVDPGDSVNLQCSIFTESCAGDHSVYWFKQSSGDSEGVLYTKGERNGRCKNSTESQTQSCVYSFHKNNISRSDSGIYYCAVASCGEILFGRGTQLNIKESGDLYPGLLALGISNVIFLALVVFLGVKLRSQCKMLAAQRTQNEDSLNYTPINFSQNSRRVAVSDSQDQYLYAMVRSQK; encoded by the exons ATGATCATGAGATATTACTTTATCCTTTTGCTTTCCTCAACAATAT TTTGCTCCTCTGATGTGGACGTTGTCCAGGAGAATAATGTAAAAATTGTTCAAGCTGGAGAGGATGTGAACCTCACCTGCACATTTTCACCTAATATGCAATTGTCAACAGCATGGTTTAAACACACGGCTGATGGAAAAACGTTACAGATTGTgtttaatctgttttttacaaaaagtCCCATTTGGAATAACAACTCTGAGAAAATGAACAATGTAAATGTTATCATAAGAGAAGGTTATTTTAATCTGACCATTCTAAAGACAAAGCCTTCAGACTCTGCAACATATTACTGTGTAGTTTCATCATATCAAGCCATTGGAATGGGTTCAGGAACTAGATTAATTGTCAGAG ATGCAGCCACAGACAGAAACACAACTCTTCATCAGTCTTCAATAGACTCTGTTGATCCAGGAGATTCAGTGAATTTGCAGTGCAGCATCTTTACTGAAAGCTGTGCAGGAGATCACAGCGTCTACTGGTTTAAGCAAAGCTCAGGAGACTCTGAAGGAGTGCTTTACACCAAAGGAGAGAGAAATGGCGACTGTAAGAACAGCGCTGAGTCTTACAAGCAGAGCTGCATCTACAGTCTCAACAAGAACAACATCAGTCGCTCTGATACTGGTATTTACTACTGTGCTGTGGCCTCATGTGGAGAAATACTGTTTGGAAGAGGAACTCAACTGAATATTAAAG AAAGTGGTGATGTATATCCTGCTCTTCTTGCTCTTGGAATttcaaatgttatatttttggcCCTTGTTGTTTTTCTGGGAGTAAAACTCAGGAGTCAGTGTAAAA TGCTTGCAGCTCAAAGAACTCAA AATGAAGACAGCCTAAACTACACACCCATTAATTTTAGCCAGAATTCTAGAAGAGTTGCAGTAAGTGACTCTCAAGACCAATATTTGTATGCAATGGTCAGATCACAAAAGTAA